From Cellulomonas chengniuliangii, the proteins below share one genomic window:
- a CDS encoding DUF2599 domain-containing protein — protein MRRQAGTRRHAATGRGPRGSAALGSAALGAVLLAGCTSLPFVDPPATDDAPAPTAPAAQAPSSRTADDVRADGDPLTAGDVTLTVEAPGPDPQTDTLDDGSVRLTVAVPEGAAAPARVAALAAPVGSTFDVLGDGSVVLRAADGSFAGGLATPATTTSGELLKARLTADGADLLVLDVSRLDGGADLPAGAVTVWFASRMLDRPADWGDREGGRSLAVDPTAWARAGGLAAQEGIWAAVVAQEPEADTNGMRDQMLCHALGAPEKEAWNLEPWRPDVGSFEMLAARCNPT, from the coding sequence GTGCGGAGACAGGCGGGGACCCGGCGGCACGCGGCGACGGGACGGGGCCCCCGCGGGTCTGCCGCCCTCGGCTCGGCCGCGCTCGGCGCCGTTCTGCTGGCGGGATGCACGAGCCTGCCCTTCGTCGATCCTCCCGCAACGGACGACGCCCCGGCGCCGACGGCGCCAGCGGCCCAGGCGCCCTCGTCTCGCACCGCCGACGACGTCCGCGCGGACGGCGACCCGCTCACCGCGGGCGACGTGACCCTCACCGTCGAGGCTCCCGGGCCGGACCCGCAGACCGACACCCTCGATGACGGGTCGGTGCGGCTCACGGTCGCGGTCCCGGAGGGCGCGGCGGCGCCTGCTCGCGTCGCCGCCCTCGCCGCGCCAGTGGGCAGCACGTTCGACGTGCTGGGCGACGGCAGCGTGGTGCTGCGCGCCGCCGACGGGTCGTTCGCAGGCGGGCTCGCCACGCCTGCCACCACCACGTCCGGCGAACTGCTCAAGGCCCGGCTCACCGCCGACGGCGCGGACCTGCTCGTCCTGGACGTCAGCCGCCTCGATGGCGGCGCGGACCTGCCCGCCGGCGCCGTCACGGTGTGGTTCGCGTCCCGGATGCTCGACCGCCCGGCCGACTGGGGCGATCGGGAGGGCGGCCGGTCGCTCGCCGTCGATCCGACCGCGTGGGCACGGGCCGGCGGCCTGGCCGCGCAGGAGGGCATCTGGGCGGCCGTGGTCGCGCAGGAGCCAGAGGCCGACACGAACGGCATGCGCGACCAGATGCTGTGCCACGCGCTGGGCGCCCCGGAGAAGGAGGCGTGGAACTTGGAGCCGTGGCGCCCGGACGTCGGCTCGTTCGAGATGCTGGCCGCTCGCTGCAACCCGACCTGA
- a CDS encoding SRPBCC family protein, which produces MTVLSTSKDTDALTMTIDADFSASPERVWQVWSDPRQLERWWGPPTWPATFVEHDFVVGGGASYFMTGPEGEKAPGLWRFVAIDEPRSLEFENFFADDAGEVDPSMPAIMLRADLRETPEGARMTITTRFPGVAEMQQMVDMGMAEGLGAAMGQIDAILADA; this is translated from the coding sequence ATGACGGTCCTCAGCACGAGCAAGGACACCGATGCACTGACCATGACCATCGACGCCGACTTCAGCGCGTCGCCCGAGCGCGTCTGGCAGGTGTGGTCCGACCCGCGCCAGCTCGAGCGCTGGTGGGGGCCGCCCACCTGGCCGGCCACGTTCGTGGAGCACGACTTTGTGGTCGGCGGCGGCGCGAGCTACTTCATGACAGGCCCCGAGGGCGAGAAGGCCCCCGGCCTGTGGCGGTTCGTGGCCATCGACGAGCCGCGCTCCCTCGAGTTCGAGAACTTCTTCGCGGACGACGCAGGCGAGGTCGACCCGTCCATGCCGGCCATCATGCTCCGCGCCGACCTCCGGGAGACGCCCGAGGGCGCCCGTATGACGATCACCACCCGGTTCCCCGGCGTCGCGGAGATGCAGCAGATGGTGGACATGGGCATGGCCGAGGGCCTGGGAGCGGCCATGGGCCAGATCGACGCGATCCTCGCCGACGCCTAG
- a CDS encoding DUF2804 domain-containing protein, with the protein MPTERDVTASEREITEPVDLCLPSGRLNPAAVGWSRRPLHRTALRGWGRAKRWEYWGVMTPTHVIGLTVASLDYAAQHQLWVLDRATGEEVDRVAVVPFARGAVLPASLGGGPASARARGMEATITEGDCRTRLRARTDRVQVDLLSVVGENHESLGVVVPWSDRQFQYTVKDVARPVTGTIVVDGTAHDVPEDGSWAVLDHGRGRWPYSMRWNWGAGSGVVDGHVVGVQVGGRWTDGTGSTENALMLDERVHKNSDELVWEYDRADWLAPWRVHDAARERVDLTFTPFHERASRMNLGIVAGETHQCFGTWTGWMTTDAGDRVRVDGVEGWAEEARNRW; encoded by the coding sequence GTGCCCACGGAGCGTGACGTGACCGCCAGCGAGCGCGAGATCACCGAGCCGGTCGACCTGTGCCTGCCCTCGGGCCGGCTCAACCCCGCTGCGGTCGGCTGGTCCCGTCGTCCTCTGCACCGCACCGCGCTGCGCGGCTGGGGACGTGCCAAGCGGTGGGAGTACTGGGGCGTGATGACCCCGACCCATGTGATCGGGTTGACCGTGGCGAGCCTCGATTACGCGGCCCAGCACCAGCTGTGGGTGCTCGATCGGGCCACCGGCGAGGAGGTCGACCGCGTGGCCGTGGTCCCGTTCGCCCGGGGCGCCGTGCTGCCGGCGAGCCTGGGCGGCGGCCCGGCGAGCGCGCGGGCCCGCGGAATGGAGGCCACGATCACCGAGGGCGACTGCCGCACCCGGCTGCGGGCCCGCACCGACCGGGTGCAGGTGGACCTGCTGTCGGTGGTCGGCGAGAACCACGAGAGCCTGGGCGTCGTGGTGCCGTGGAGCGATCGGCAGTTCCAGTACACCGTCAAGGACGTCGCCCGGCCGGTGACGGGCACGATTGTGGTGGACGGGACGGCGCACGACGTGCCGGAGGACGGCTCGTGGGCGGTGCTCGACCACGGGCGCGGGCGGTGGCCGTACTCGATGCGCTGGAACTGGGGCGCCGGCAGCGGTGTTGTGGACGGGCACGTGGTGGGGGTGCAGGTGGGCGGCCGATGGACTGACGGCACCGGTTCCACGGAGAACGCGCTGATGCTCGACGAACGTGTGCACAAGAACAGCGACGAGCTGGTGTGGGAGTACGACCGCGCGGACTGGCTCGCGCCGTGGCGGGTGCACGACGCGGCCCGCGAGCGCGTCGACCTGACGTTCACCCCGTTCCACGAGCGGGCCTCCCGGATGAACCTGGGGATCGTGGCGGGCGAGACGCACCAGTGCTTCGGCACGTGGACCGGGTGGATGACCACTGACGCCGGTGACCGGGTGCGCGTCGACGGAGTGGAGGGCTGGGCCGAGGAGGCGCGCAACCGATGGTGA
- a CDS encoding UBP-type zinc finger domain-containing protein has protein sequence MSEPAIPGIDPDVPPSGPGCVECLQTGAWWFHLRRCAACGHVGCCDQSPGQHATGHSHLSGHPIIQSYEPGEDWFWDYPQQGYFDGPPLAAPTHHPVGQPVPGPAGRVPANWVDLLH, from the coding sequence ATGAGCGAGCCAGCGATCCCCGGGATCGACCCCGACGTCCCGCCCAGCGGGCCCGGTTGCGTCGAGTGCCTGCAGACCGGCGCCTGGTGGTTCCATCTGCGCCGCTGCGCCGCGTGCGGGCACGTGGGCTGTTGCGACCAGTCGCCCGGGCAGCACGCCACCGGCCACAGCCACTTGAGCGGGCACCCGATCATCCAGTCTTATGAGCCGGGGGAGGACTGGTTCTGGGACTACCCACAGCAGGGCTACTTCGATGGGCCGCCGCTGGCCGCGCCGACGCACCATCCGGTGGGCCAGCCGGTGCCCGGCCCCGCTGGACGCGTCCCGGCGAACTGGGTGGACCTGCTGCACTGA
- a CDS encoding phosphotransferase, which produces MDDETPLTGGNTTAGVVRVGDTVRRPAGHWTPAVHAVLTRLHDVGFTHAPRSHGLDDQGRHVVEYIPGPMAHPSLPGAVPPDLREVGRMARDLHDALDGWEPPSDARWHTAIPPDGADLVIHHDLAPWNLVLAEDRLVLIDWDGCGPGTRGWDLAYAAHGFIPLSPGGPSPLAAGQALRALADGYRLDEAGRARLADLLAPRAWSMFTLLEHGHRTGAQPWSRLWDEGHGDVWRGDAEWIEAQAAVLRAALDVA; this is translated from the coding sequence GTGGATGACGAGACGCCCCTGACCGGCGGCAACACGACAGCCGGGGTGGTGCGCGTCGGCGACACCGTGCGCCGCCCGGCGGGCCACTGGACGCCCGCTGTCCACGCCGTGCTGACGCGGCTGCACGACGTCGGCTTCACGCACGCGCCCCGATCCCACGGCTTGGACGACCAGGGCCGTCACGTCGTCGAGTACATCCCCGGCCCGATGGCGCACCCGTCGCTCCCCGGCGCCGTCCCGCCGGACCTGCGCGAGGTGGGTCGGATGGCCCGCGACCTGCACGACGCCCTGGATGGCTGGGAGCCGCCGTCCGACGCCCGATGGCACACCGCGATCCCGCCGGACGGCGCGGACCTGGTGATCCACCACGACCTGGCGCCATGGAACCTGGTCCTGGCCGAGGATCGGCTCGTGCTCATCGACTGGGACGGCTGCGGGCCCGGCACCCGCGGCTGGGACCTGGCCTACGCGGCCCACGGGTTCATCCCGCTGTCCCCCGGCGGACCGTCGCCGCTCGCAGCCGGGCAGGCCTTGCGCGCCCTCGCTGACGGGTACCGGCTCGACGAGGCTGGGCGGGCGCGCCTGGCCGACCTGCTGGCGCCCCGGGCGTGGAGCATGTTCACCCTGCTCGAGCATGGCCACCGCACGGGCGCCCAACCCTGGTCCCGCCTGTGGGACGAGGGCCACGGGGACGTCTGGCGCGGCGACGCCGAGTGGATCGAGGCGCAGGCCGCGGTGCTCAGGGCAGCGCTCGACGTCGCCTGA
- a CDS encoding acyl-CoA dehydrogenase, whose translation MTASSARPARAIPADDPAVDVEGLAAVLLGPYAELRRQARAVAGEERYQRTEGLSVPEHRERVLEQLKTLAREADVLRAFPTALGGRDDHGGSVSRFEELVVADPSLQIKAGVQWGLFASAIMHLGTAEHHAQLLPAAMSVDVPGAFAMTETGHGSDVASIGTTATYDPDTQEFVIHTPFRAAWKDYLGNAAVHGTAAVVFAQLITAPPGGRAVNHGVHALYVPLRDPETGEFLPGIGGEDDGLKGGLNGIDNGRLHFDHVRVPRTNLLNRYGDVAPDGTYSSPIASPGRRFFTMLGTLVQGRVSLDGAAVNAAKVALIIAVTYGNQRRQFTGASDTEEMVLLDYAEHQRRLLPLLADTYASSFAHEVLLEKFDAVFSGREDNDASRQDLETLAASLKPASTWLALDTLQAAREACGGAGFLTENRLTSLRADLDIFVTFEGDNTVLLQLVAKRLLADYGREFAKFDAGGVARFVAGQAASAALHRTPLLRAVQTLSDVGDARRSAGQLRDADTQRALLADRVDTMVADVAQALRPATKAPRGQAAELFNEHQHELIEMARAHVELVQWEAFTAGIEQVDDPGTRQVLVWLRDLFGLSVIERNLAWYLIHGRLSAGRARTVTSYIDRLLRRLRPHAQDLVDAFGYGPEHVRAHIASGAERERQDEARAYYRAQRASADAPVPEKQAPAAVIAKTPPVTETANPVGDQISAEATPA comes from the coding sequence ATGACCGCCAGCTCCGCCCGCCCGGCCCGTGCGATCCCTGCCGACGACCCCGCGGTCGACGTCGAGGGACTCGCAGCCGTGCTGCTCGGCCCGTACGCCGAGCTCCGCCGCCAGGCCCGCGCCGTCGCGGGCGAGGAGCGGTACCAGCGCACTGAGGGGTTGAGCGTCCCCGAGCACCGCGAGCGCGTCCTCGAGCAGCTGAAGACCCTGGCTCGCGAGGCCGACGTGCTCCGCGCGTTCCCCACCGCCCTGGGCGGCCGCGACGACCACGGCGGCAGCGTCTCCCGTTTCGAGGAGCTGGTGGTGGCCGACCCGTCGCTGCAGATCAAGGCGGGCGTGCAGTGGGGGCTGTTCGCCTCCGCGATCATGCACCTCGGCACCGCTGAGCACCACGCTCAGCTCCTCCCCGCGGCGATGAGCGTGGACGTCCCCGGCGCCTTCGCGATGACCGAGACCGGGCACGGCTCGGACGTGGCGAGCATCGGCACCACCGCCACCTACGACCCGGACACGCAGGAGTTCGTCATCCACACCCCGTTCCGGGCGGCGTGGAAGGACTACCTGGGCAACGCGGCGGTGCACGGCACGGCCGCGGTCGTGTTCGCGCAGCTCATCACCGCCCCGCCCGGCGGCCGGGCCGTCAACCACGGCGTGCACGCCCTGTACGTGCCGCTGCGGGACCCCGAGACCGGGGAGTTCCTGCCGGGCATCGGCGGGGAGGACGACGGGCTCAAGGGCGGGCTCAACGGCATCGACAACGGCCGGCTGCACTTCGACCACGTCCGGGTGCCGCGCACCAACCTGCTCAACCGCTACGGCGACGTGGCGCCGGACGGCACGTACTCCTCGCCGATCGCCAGCCCCGGCCGCCGCTTCTTCACGATGCTCGGCACGCTGGTCCAGGGCCGTGTCTCGCTCGACGGCGCGGCGGTGAACGCGGCCAAGGTGGCGCTGATCATCGCGGTCACCTACGGCAACCAGCGTCGGCAGTTCACGGGCGCCTCGGACACCGAGGAGATGGTGCTGCTCGACTATGCCGAGCACCAGCGCCGACTGCTGCCGCTGCTGGCCGACACGTACGCGTCCTCGTTCGCGCACGAGGTGCTGCTCGAGAAGTTCGACGCGGTCTTCTCCGGCCGGGAGGACAACGACGCGTCCCGTCAAGACCTCGAGACGCTCGCCGCCTCGCTCAAGCCGGCGTCCACCTGGCTCGCCCTCGACACGCTCCAGGCGGCCCGCGAGGCCTGCGGCGGCGCCGGGTTCCTCACCGAGAACCGGCTCACGTCGCTGCGCGCCGACTTGGACATCTTCGTGACCTTCGAGGGCGACAACACCGTGCTGCTGCAGCTCGTGGCCAAGCGGCTGCTGGCGGACTACGGCCGTGAGTTCGCCAAGTTCGACGCGGGCGGCGTGGCCAGGTTCGTCGCCGGGCAGGCCGCGTCGGCCGCGCTGCACCGCACCCCGCTGCTGCGCGCCGTGCAGACCCTCAGCGACGTGGGTGACGCCCGCCGCTCCGCTGGGCAGCTGCGCGACGCCGACACCCAGCGCGCGCTGCTCGCCGACCGCGTCGACACCATGGTCGCGGACGTCGCCCAGGCCCTGCGGCCCGCGACGAAGGCGCCGCGCGGGCAGGCCGCCGAGCTGTTCAACGAGCACCAGCACGAGCTCATCGAGATGGCCCGCGCGCACGTCGAGCTGGTGCAGTGGGAGGCGTTCACCGCCGGCATCGAGCAGGTCGACGACCCCGGCACCCGGCAGGTCCTGGTCTGGCTGCGGGACCTGTTCGGGCTCTCGGTGATCGAGCGGAACCTCGCCTGGTACCTGATCCACGGGCGCCTGTCTGCGGGTCGGGCGCGCACGGTGACCTCGTACATCGACCGGCTGCTGCGGCGGCTGCGCCCGCACGCCCAGGACCTCGTCGACGCGTTCGGGTACGGCCCCGAGCACGTGCGCGCGCACATCGCCTCCGGCGCCGAGCGGGAGCGCCAGGACGAGGCGCGGGCGTACTACCGGGCCCAGCGCGCCTCGGCCGATGCGCCCGTCCCGGAGAAGCAGGCGCCCGCGGCCGTGATCGCCAAGACGCCGCCGGTGACCGAGACCGCGAACCCCGTGGGCGACCAGATCTCGGCGGAGGCGACGCCTGCCTGA
- a CDS encoding ArsR/SmtB family transcription factor, giving the protein MVVQELDQECVDRVFAALADATRRDIVARVMRQEASVSTLAQGYDMSFAAVQKHVAVLERARLVTKERRGREQLVRGDVGTIRAAARLLGEYEEVWRGRIGRIEALLAEPLGDPP; this is encoded by the coding sequence ATGGTTGTACAAGAACTGGACCAGGAGTGCGTCGACCGCGTCTTCGCGGCCCTCGCCGACGCGACCCGGCGGGACATCGTCGCGCGGGTGATGCGTCAAGAAGCCTCGGTCTCGACCCTCGCACAGGGCTACGACATGAGCTTCGCGGCAGTCCAGAAGCACGTCGCCGTGCTCGAACGGGCACGGCTCGTCACCAAGGAGCGTCGCGGCCGCGAACAGCTGGTCCGCGGCGACGTCGGCACGATCCGAGCCGCCGCCCGGCTGCTCGGCGAGTACGAGGAGGTCTGGCGTGGCCGCATCGGCCGCATCGAGGCGCTCCTCGCCGAACCGCTCGGAGACCCACCATGA